In the genome of Sander vitreus isolate 19-12246 chromosome 13, sanVit1, whole genome shotgun sequence, one region contains:
- the tpte gene encoding putative tyrosine-protein phosphatase TPTE isoform X2: MEDAKVEIDDGKDESVVPDTMYHNIRKKIAPFVMSFGFRIFGVILILVDFVLVIVDLSLPAKSRVVGDALEAVSLTISFFFLADVLLRVYVEGFKVYFSSKLNIIDACVVVITLVVTMIYTFTDLSGANLIPRVVTFLRFLRIIILVRVFRLAAQRKELEKVTRRMVSENKRRYQKDGFDLDLTYVTDRVIAMSFPSSGKQSFYRNPIREVVRFLDTKHQDHYKVYNLCSEKGYDPQFFHYKVERVFIDDHNVPSLEDMLKYTANVREWMSADPKNVIAIHCKGGKGRTGTMVCTWFIDSDQFESAQDSLEYFGERRTDKSRSSKFQGVETPSQSRYVGYYEIMKDKFNRQLPPPQSLRIKSIRIHSIAGVGKGDGSDLKVKIIMKKELVFQCVCAKQENCTLFPDVGANAAVISLQNGPVVEGDVKVMFESSAGLPKGYEDVPFYFWFNTSFIEDNKLFLPREELDNPHKPKTWDLYKEDFGVTMFFSEP; the protein is encoded by the exons ATGGAGGATGCTAAAGTGGAGATTGACGATGGAAAGGATGAGAGTGTGGTACCAGACACTATGTATCA CAATATCCGGAAGAAGATAGCACCTTTTGTTATGTCCTTTGGATTTCG TATATTTGGAGTGATATTGATCCTAGTGGACTTTGTGCTGGTCATTGTGGACTTATCCCTGCCAGCCAAGAGCAGAGTGGTTGGAGATGCCTTAGAGGCCGTGTCCCTCACTATCTCCTTCTTCTTTCTTGCTGACGTTCTCTTGCGGGTCTATGTGGAAGG GTTCAAAGTTTACTTCAGCTCCAAGCTGAACATCATAGATGCCTGTGTTGTGGTTATCACGCTGGTGGTGACCATGATCTACACCTTCACTGACCTGTCAGGAGCCAATCTCATCCCCAG GGTGGTGACATTTCTCCGTTTCCTGAGAATAATAATCCTGGTGAGAGTTTTCAGACTGGCAGCTCAGAGGAAAGAGCTGGAGAAGGTCACCAGGAGGATG GTTTCTGAGAACAAGCGGCGTTATCAGAAGGATGGATTTGATCTTGACCTTACCTATGTCACAG ACCGTGTCATCGCCATGTCTTTCCCCTCCTCCGGGAAGCAGTCATTCTACAGGAATCCAATCAGG GAAGTGGTGAGATTCCTGGACACTAAACACCAAGACCACTATAAAGTTTACAACCTGTGCA GTGAGAAAGGCTACGACCCCCAGTTTTTCCACTACAAGGTTGAACGGGTGTTTATAGATGACCACAACGTCCCCTCGTTGGA GGACATGCTGAAATACACAGCAAACGTGAGGGAGTGGATGTCCGCTGATCCCAAAAACGTCATCGCTATTCACTGTAAAGGAGGGAAAG GACGCACAGGTACTATGGTGTGCACCTGGTTTATTGACAGCGACCAGTTTGAGAGCGCACAG GACAGTCTGGAGTATTTTGGTGAGAGGAGGACAGACAAGAGTCGGAGCTCCAAATTTCAGGGAGTGGAGACTCCCTCTCAG AGCCGGTATGTGGGGTACTACGAGATCATGAAGGACAAGTTCAATAGACAGCTGCCTCCACCTCAAAGCCTCCGGATCAAGAGCATCCGCATCCACTCCATAGCAG gtgtggGTAAAGGTGATGGTAGTGATCTCAAGGTGAAGATAATTATGAAGAAAGAGCTGGtatttcaatgtgtgtgtgccaaaCAGGAGAACTGTACA ctgtttCCGGATGTGGGTGCGAATGCAGCAGTCATCAGCCTACAGAATGGGCCTGTGGTCGAAGGGGATGTGAAGGTCATGTTTGAATCAAGTGCA GGTCTTCCAAAAGGATACGAAGATGTTCCGTTCTACTTCTGGTTCAATACCTCCTTCATAGAGGACAACAA GCTGTTTCTACCCAGGGAGGAGCTGGACAACCCACACAAACCAAAGACCTGGGACCTGTACAAGGAGGACTTTGGTGTCACTATGTTCTTCTCAGAACCATAA
- the tpte gene encoding putative tyrosine-protein phosphatase TPTE isoform X1 → MSSVYFSPGSDSGVNGNIAKMEDAKVEIDDGKDESVVPDTMYHNIRKKIAPFVMSFGFRIFGVILILVDFVLVIVDLSLPAKSRVVGDALEAVSLTISFFFLADVLLRVYVEGFKVYFSSKLNIIDACVVVITLVVTMIYTFTDLSGANLIPRVVTFLRFLRIIILVRVFRLAAQRKELEKVTRRMVSENKRRYQKDGFDLDLTYVTDRVIAMSFPSSGKQSFYRNPIREVVRFLDTKHQDHYKVYNLCSEKGYDPQFFHYKVERVFIDDHNVPSLEDMLKYTANVREWMSADPKNVIAIHCKGGKGRTGTMVCTWFIDSDQFESAQDSLEYFGERRTDKSRSSKFQGVETPSQSRYVGYYEIMKDKFNRQLPPPQSLRIKSIRIHSIAGVGKGDGSDLKVKIIMKKELVFQCVCAKQENCTLFPDVGANAAVISLQNGPVVEGDVKVMFESSAGLPKGYEDVPFYFWFNTSFIEDNKLFLPREELDNPHKPKTWDLYKEDFGVTMFFSEP, encoded by the exons ATGTCCTCTGTCTATTTCAGTCCAGGGTCGGATTCAGGTGTAAATGG AAACATTGCAAAAATGGAGGATGCTAAAGTGGAGATTGACGATGGAAAGGATGAGAGTGTGGTACCAGACACTATGTATCA CAATATCCGGAAGAAGATAGCACCTTTTGTTATGTCCTTTGGATTTCG TATATTTGGAGTGATATTGATCCTAGTGGACTTTGTGCTGGTCATTGTGGACTTATCCCTGCCAGCCAAGAGCAGAGTGGTTGGAGATGCCTTAGAGGCCGTGTCCCTCACTATCTCCTTCTTCTTTCTTGCTGACGTTCTCTTGCGGGTCTATGTGGAAGG GTTCAAAGTTTACTTCAGCTCCAAGCTGAACATCATAGATGCCTGTGTTGTGGTTATCACGCTGGTGGTGACCATGATCTACACCTTCACTGACCTGTCAGGAGCCAATCTCATCCCCAG GGTGGTGACATTTCTCCGTTTCCTGAGAATAATAATCCTGGTGAGAGTTTTCAGACTGGCAGCTCAGAGGAAAGAGCTGGAGAAGGTCACCAGGAGGATG GTTTCTGAGAACAAGCGGCGTTATCAGAAGGATGGATTTGATCTTGACCTTACCTATGTCACAG ACCGTGTCATCGCCATGTCTTTCCCCTCCTCCGGGAAGCAGTCATTCTACAGGAATCCAATCAGG GAAGTGGTGAGATTCCTGGACACTAAACACCAAGACCACTATAAAGTTTACAACCTGTGCA GTGAGAAAGGCTACGACCCCCAGTTTTTCCACTACAAGGTTGAACGGGTGTTTATAGATGACCACAACGTCCCCTCGTTGGA GGACATGCTGAAATACACAGCAAACGTGAGGGAGTGGATGTCCGCTGATCCCAAAAACGTCATCGCTATTCACTGTAAAGGAGGGAAAG GACGCACAGGTACTATGGTGTGCACCTGGTTTATTGACAGCGACCAGTTTGAGAGCGCACAG GACAGTCTGGAGTATTTTGGTGAGAGGAGGACAGACAAGAGTCGGAGCTCCAAATTTCAGGGAGTGGAGACTCCCTCTCAG AGCCGGTATGTGGGGTACTACGAGATCATGAAGGACAAGTTCAATAGACAGCTGCCTCCACCTCAAAGCCTCCGGATCAAGAGCATCCGCATCCACTCCATAGCAG gtgtggGTAAAGGTGATGGTAGTGATCTCAAGGTGAAGATAATTATGAAGAAAGAGCTGGtatttcaatgtgtgtgtgccaaaCAGGAGAACTGTACA ctgtttCCGGATGTGGGTGCGAATGCAGCAGTCATCAGCCTACAGAATGGGCCTGTGGTCGAAGGGGATGTGAAGGTCATGTTTGAATCAAGTGCA GGTCTTCCAAAAGGATACGAAGATGTTCCGTTCTACTTCTGGTTCAATACCTCCTTCATAGAGGACAACAA GCTGTTTCTACCCAGGGAGGAGCTGGACAACCCACACAAACCAAAGACCTGGGACCTGTACAAGGAGGACTTTGGTGTCACTATGTTCTTCTCAGAACCATAA
- the fgl1b gene encoding fibrinogen like 1B, whose amino-acid sequence MDHAEPAQSINNTDTFSEEKNTAPGKNKQKHREMKTDIAVRDFFLEVMPVLLLLALVCPTMASSTPVSAEESCGPEVAALKRSIRKLENKLLIGTWQVEHLQMHFRPFQPALFNTKPETDAPPSVNHNSSGTLDSHDLTLMKPLPPAGSLIVHDRDCSELFDRLRSPSGFYRIRPKLHQEPFLVYCDMEDGGGWTVFQKRRHGKVDFNRDWVDYRDGFGDFKLWNDEFWLGNEHMYSLLSEGKNLVKIDLMDWDGQRSYSFYENFRITDEANKYRLQYGLYSGRAGDALTGGGGMVEQWSACLSGMQFSTRDQDNDRYLQGNCAQENKAGWWFNRCHAANLNGKFYRTGKYKGQHDNGVVWGTWKGLWYSLRHTTMKVRPLVFLDIMGSGAGEI is encoded by the exons ATGGACCATGCAGAACCAGCCCAGTCTATAAATAATACTGACACATTTTCAGAGGAAAAGAACACTGCACCTGGCAAAAACAAGCAGAAGCACCGTGAAATGAAG ACTGATATTGCAGTAAGAGACTTCTTCCTAGAAGTCATGCCAGTGTTGCTGTTGCTGGCTCTGGTGTGCCCAACCATGGCCTCTTCTACACCGGTGTCA GCAGAGGAATCATGCGGGCCAGAGGTTGCAGCTCTCAAACGCAGCATAAGAAAACTGGAGAATAAACTTTTGATCGGGACTTGGCAGGTTGAGCACTTGCAAATGCACTTCCGGCCATTTCAACCTGCTTTATTTAATACTAAACCTGAAACTGATGCACCCCCCAGTGTAAACCACAACAGCAGTGGGACATTAGACAGTCATGATCTGACACTGATGAAACCACTTCCACCAGCAGGCAGTTTGATTGTCCATGACAGAG ACTGTTCTGAGCTGTTTGACAGACTGAGATCACCAAGCGGTTTCTACCGCATCAGACCCAAATTACACCAGGAGCCCTTTTTGGTTTACTGTGacatggaggatggaggaggatgGACAGTGTTTCAGAAACGTCGGCATGGAAAAGTTGACTTCAACAG AGACTGGGTGGACTACAGAGATGGCTTTGGTGACTTCAAACTGTGGAATGATGAGTTTTGGTTGGGGAATGAACACATGTATTCACTTCTTTCAGAAG GTAAGAACCTGGTGAAGATAGATCTAATGGACTGGGATGGCCAGAGAAGTTATTCATTTTACGAGAACTTCAGGATCACTGATGAGGCC AACAAGTACCGTCTCCAGTATGGGCTGTATAGTGGGCGAGCTGGAGATGCTCTGACTGGTGGAGGTGGGATGGTAGAGCAGTGGTCTGCTTGCCTCAGCGGAATGCAGTTCAGCACCAGAGATCAG GACAATGACCGCTATCTTCAGGGCAACTGTGCTCAGGAAAATAAGGCAGGTTGGTGGTTCAACAG ATGTCATGCAGCCAACCTAAATGGGAAGTTTTACCGCACAGGGAAGTACAAGGGCCAGCACGACAATGGTGTGGTGTGGGGGACCTGGAAAGGCCTTTGGTATTCCCTTAGACACACCACTATGAAGGTGCGGCCTCTGGTTTTCTTGGACATCATGGGCAGTGGAGCAGGGGAAATCTAA
- the thsd1 gene encoding thrombospondin type-1 domain-containing protein 1 isoform X1 gives MPRAVSLLPFLLALMGYAFAGLNIWPSFHVALSNASVFVEFSTRSNSSTIRNTSLSLVNTETNITLLTRTLPNNQSAGRVEFNCFCFLYAGTFRFLLRQTSISAFSRANGTHDSSTESTSWWWSSELQVQWPTFHIAVDRAGNHSGSFQVGISTNEHFQPCSSGIDSALFLEVSYMEYNQIGRNSIDKVQARTRHPIKPLRSQSVELSCAFPFTERDFIRVALRSPHSAQDVKSSGPLYLSRIFSYKLLVENTHAYRSACEGTMTVKLITPPCAHINGKVMLYKDAGVGRGVTVSSGMEAGGTAVMEFGPDEPSSPLLAFNWLTQGENETEFNCSVFYPGRNKYCFRFVFNFSRSPSPAQTCLVVHRSIESWGPWLPWSVCSVSCGDGVRERERECLLPSGVGGMQCTGMVKEQSLCSLEDCAVLPAPSPSLPAVAVRVVPLGGNMVVVAGISLCLAVILATVVVTLWRKLCKTPQCSSVRRGSMHSPGGRKLSDEASICGHSLQRPSLSDGHGPPGGVGLAQKDRPFLGSQPVSQTLLIPLSQDPERLSPTGQKMLPPIFGYRLAQQQLKEMKKKGLKEATQLYHVSSSPVHDTVVETSASPANSPIPAPTGFAHLTLPLGLQDDANHNHFCIAEPASQTSRVTPDRLSPRVELVLGPSVSAHASGGSSKWRDRTADWVEMVERSGLAGFRGGGDAGMENSYHKNPNFRRTSSFNDTKPQPLSSVHSRQFRERSMTQVGSRTLPEGSCWNKAGRERQPYSSYPIPEYGAPDWAKSRPQRNDQRKPWIEKAAPSHNNELKHTGTNTNSISASEKHAKANLSGTGERQRSDETGGVEGISGIGGPATGPASLSVDRAQRAEQNWNRRGPSPIQRNILARKLKEAQSCSGVKGRQRSSTFSVSPLEQRKSLCQSLPMSGGCSSSGGSPYRLSEAEQRMLDLDLSSAYVGEEE, from the exons ATGCCACGGGCTGTCTCACTGCTGCCCTTCCTGCTTGCGCTCATGGGATATG CTTTTGCAGGGCTCAATATCTGGCCCTCCTTCCACGTTGCTCTTAGCAACGCCAGTGTATTTGTGGAATTCAGCACTAGATCCAACAGCAGCACCATCCGCAACACAAGCCTCTCTCTGGTCAACACGGAAACCAACATCACCCTTCTCACAAGGACTCTCCCCAACAACCAATCGGCCGGTAGGGTGGAGTTCAACTGTTTTTGCTTCCTGTATGCAGGAACTTTCCGGTTCCTGCTGAGGCAGACCAGCATCTCTGCTTTTTCTCGTGCTAATGGCACCCATGACAGTAGCACAGAGAGCACTTCCTGGTGGTGGAGTTCCGAACTGCAGGTGCAGTGGCCCACCTTTCACATCGCTGTGGACAGGGCTGGAAACCACTCAGGATCTTTTCAg GTTGGGATATCCACTAATGAACACTTTCAGCCTTGCTCCAGCGGCATTGACTCGGCTCTCTTTCTAGAAGTCAGCTACATGGAGTACAACCAGATTGGGCGAAACAGCATCGACAAGGTCCAAGCCCGCACCCGACACCCAATCAAACCCCTCCGTTCCCAGAGTGTTGAGCTGTCCTGTGCTTTCCCCTTCACAGAAAGAGACTTCATACGAGTGGCTCTACGGTCTCCTCATTCAGCACAGGATGTGAAGAGCTCTGGACCTCTCTACCTGTCCCGTATCTTCTCCTATAAGCTGCTGGTGGAAAACACCCATGCTTACAGGAGTGCTTGTGAAGGGACTATGACTGTTAAACTGATAACCCCACCTTGTGCTCACATCAATGGCAAAGTAATGCTGTATAAGGATGCGGGTGTTGGAAGAGGGGTTACTGTTTCCTCTGGGATGGAAGCAGGTGGAACAGCAGTGATGGAGTTTGGACCAGATGAGCCCTCTTCACCTCTGTTGGCCTTTAACTGGCTGACTCAGGGAGAGAATGAGACAGAATTCAACTGTTCTGTGTTTTACCCAGGAAGGAATAAGTACTGCTTTCGCTTTGTTTTCAACTTCAGTCGCTCCCCTAGTCCAGCACAGACCTGTTTGGTGGTTCACAGGAGTATAG AGTCATGGGGCCCGTGGCTGCCATGgagtgtgtgcagtgtgagCTGTGGAGATGGGGTGAGGGAACGAGAGCGTGAGTGTTTGCTGCCCTCAGGTGTGGGAGGGATGCAGTGCACCGGCATGGTGAAGGAACAGTCTCTCTGCTCACTGGAGGACTGTGCCG TGTTGCCTGCTCCTTCTCCATCCCTCCCCGCTGTGGCTGTCAGAGTTGTGCCCCTAGGTGGTAACATGGTTGTGGTGGCTGGTATCTCCCTTTGCCTAGCTGTGATTCTGGCTACTGTTGTGGTGACTTTGTGGAGAAAGCTTTGCAAGACCCCTCAGTGCAGCTCTGTCCGCAGAGGCTCCATGCATTCCCCTGGAGGACGCAAGCTTTCCGATGAGGCATCCATTTGTGGCCACAGCCTCCAAAGACCCAGCCTGTCTGACGGCCACGGCCCCCCAGGTGGCGTGGGTCTAGCCCAGAAAGACAGGCCTTTCCTGGGCAGTCAGCCTGTCTCACAGACCCTGTTGATACCTCTCTCACAGGACCCAGAAAGACTGTCCCCCACAGGTCAGAAGATGTTGCCACCAATATTTGG GTACCGATTGGCTCAGCAGCAGTTGAAAGAAATGAAGAAGAAGGGGTTAAAGGAGGCAACACAGCTGTACCACGTCTCTTCAAGCCCAGTTCATGACACTGTGGTGGAGACATCAGCTTCCCCCGCAAACTCCCCCATCCCTGCACCAACTGGATTCGCTCATCTCACACTCCCTTTGGGCCTCCAGGACGACGCTAACCACAATCATTTTTGTATTGCAGAGCCTGCATCGCAGACTTCTAGGGTCACGCCGGACAGACTGAGTCCCAGAGTGGAGCTGGTCTTAGGTCCTTCTGTCTCTGCTCATGCTAGTGGGGGCAGCTCAAAATGGCGTGACCGCACTGCTGACTGGGTGGAGATGGTAGAGAGGAGTGGGTTAGCAGGtttcagaggaggaggagatgcaggGATGGAAAACTCCTATCATAAGAATCCAAATTTCCGCAGGACCTCCAGTTTTAATGACACCAAACCCCAGCCTCTATCCTCTGTACACTCCAGACAGTTCAGAGAAAGGAGCATGACCCAG GTGGGATCTCGGACCCTTCCTGAAGGAAGTTGTTGGAATAAAGCAGGACGGGAGAGGCAGCCATACAGCTCTTACCCCATTCCAGAGTACGGGGCCCCAGACTGGGCTAAATCCAGACCACAGAGAAATGACCAGAGGAAGCCCTGGATAGAGAAAGCTGCTCCTTCTCACAACAATGAACTCAAACACACAGGAACCAACACAAACAGCATATCAGCATCTGAGAAACATGCTAAAGCAAACCTCAGTGGCACTGGGGAAAGGCAAAGGAGTGATGAGACAGGAGGTGTTGAGGGAATCTCAGGGATTGGGGGTCCAGCCACAGGGCCTGCCAGCCTGAGTGTGGATCGCGCACAGCGAGCTGAGCAGAACTGGAACCGTCGCGGCCCATCGCCTATTCAGAGGAACATCCTGGCCCGGAAATTAAAGGAGGCTCAGTCGTGCTCTGGGGTCAAAGGGCGGCAGCGCAGCTCCACCTTTAGTGTATCGCCCCTGGAGCAGAGGAAAAGTCTCTGCCAATCGCTGCCAATGTCTGgaggctgcagcagcagtgggGGCTCACCATACAGGCTGAGTGAGGCAGAGCAGAGGATGTTGGACCTAGATTTGTCCTCAGCATATGTAGGGGAAGAGGAGTAG
- the thsd1 gene encoding thrombospondin type-1 domain-containing protein 1 isoform X2, whose protein sequence is MPRAVSLLPFLLALMGYGTFRFLLRQTSISAFSRANGTHDSSTESTSWWWSSELQVQWPTFHIAVDRAGNHSGSFQVGISTNEHFQPCSSGIDSALFLEVSYMEYNQIGRNSIDKVQARTRHPIKPLRSQSVELSCAFPFTERDFIRVALRSPHSAQDVKSSGPLYLSRIFSYKLLVENTHAYRSACEGTMTVKLITPPCAHINGKVMLYKDAGVGRGVTVSSGMEAGGTAVMEFGPDEPSSPLLAFNWLTQGENETEFNCSVFYPGRNKYCFRFVFNFSRSPSPAQTCLVVHRSIESWGPWLPWSVCSVSCGDGVRERERECLLPSGVGGMQCTGMVKEQSLCSLEDCAVLPAPSPSLPAVAVRVVPLGGNMVVVAGISLCLAVILATVVVTLWRKLCKTPQCSSVRRGSMHSPGGRKLSDEASICGHSLQRPSLSDGHGPPGGVGLAQKDRPFLGSQPVSQTLLIPLSQDPERLSPTGQKMLPPIFGYRLAQQQLKEMKKKGLKEATQLYHVSSSPVHDTVVETSASPANSPIPAPTGFAHLTLPLGLQDDANHNHFCIAEPASQTSRVTPDRLSPRVELVLGPSVSAHASGGSSKWRDRTADWVEMVERSGLAGFRGGGDAGMENSYHKNPNFRRTSSFNDTKPQPLSSVHSRQFRERSMTQVGSRTLPEGSCWNKAGRERQPYSSYPIPEYGAPDWAKSRPQRNDQRKPWIEKAAPSHNNELKHTGTNTNSISASEKHAKANLSGTGERQRSDETGGVEGISGIGGPATGPASLSVDRAQRAEQNWNRRGPSPIQRNILARKLKEAQSCSGVKGRQRSSTFSVSPLEQRKSLCQSLPMSGGCSSSGGSPYRLSEAEQRMLDLDLSSAYVGEEE, encoded by the exons ATGCCACGGGCTGTCTCACTGCTGCCCTTCCTGCTTGCGCTCATGGGATATG GAACTTTCCGGTTCCTGCTGAGGCAGACCAGCATCTCTGCTTTTTCTCGTGCTAATGGCACCCATGACAGTAGCACAGAGAGCACTTCCTGGTGGTGGAGTTCCGAACTGCAGGTGCAGTGGCCCACCTTTCACATCGCTGTGGACAGGGCTGGAAACCACTCAGGATCTTTTCAg GTTGGGATATCCACTAATGAACACTTTCAGCCTTGCTCCAGCGGCATTGACTCGGCTCTCTTTCTAGAAGTCAGCTACATGGAGTACAACCAGATTGGGCGAAACAGCATCGACAAGGTCCAAGCCCGCACCCGACACCCAATCAAACCCCTCCGTTCCCAGAGTGTTGAGCTGTCCTGTGCTTTCCCCTTCACAGAAAGAGACTTCATACGAGTGGCTCTACGGTCTCCTCATTCAGCACAGGATGTGAAGAGCTCTGGACCTCTCTACCTGTCCCGTATCTTCTCCTATAAGCTGCTGGTGGAAAACACCCATGCTTACAGGAGTGCTTGTGAAGGGACTATGACTGTTAAACTGATAACCCCACCTTGTGCTCACATCAATGGCAAAGTAATGCTGTATAAGGATGCGGGTGTTGGAAGAGGGGTTACTGTTTCCTCTGGGATGGAAGCAGGTGGAACAGCAGTGATGGAGTTTGGACCAGATGAGCCCTCTTCACCTCTGTTGGCCTTTAACTGGCTGACTCAGGGAGAGAATGAGACAGAATTCAACTGTTCTGTGTTTTACCCAGGAAGGAATAAGTACTGCTTTCGCTTTGTTTTCAACTTCAGTCGCTCCCCTAGTCCAGCACAGACCTGTTTGGTGGTTCACAGGAGTATAG AGTCATGGGGCCCGTGGCTGCCATGgagtgtgtgcagtgtgagCTGTGGAGATGGGGTGAGGGAACGAGAGCGTGAGTGTTTGCTGCCCTCAGGTGTGGGAGGGATGCAGTGCACCGGCATGGTGAAGGAACAGTCTCTCTGCTCACTGGAGGACTGTGCCG TGTTGCCTGCTCCTTCTCCATCCCTCCCCGCTGTGGCTGTCAGAGTTGTGCCCCTAGGTGGTAACATGGTTGTGGTGGCTGGTATCTCCCTTTGCCTAGCTGTGATTCTGGCTACTGTTGTGGTGACTTTGTGGAGAAAGCTTTGCAAGACCCCTCAGTGCAGCTCTGTCCGCAGAGGCTCCATGCATTCCCCTGGAGGACGCAAGCTTTCCGATGAGGCATCCATTTGTGGCCACAGCCTCCAAAGACCCAGCCTGTCTGACGGCCACGGCCCCCCAGGTGGCGTGGGTCTAGCCCAGAAAGACAGGCCTTTCCTGGGCAGTCAGCCTGTCTCACAGACCCTGTTGATACCTCTCTCACAGGACCCAGAAAGACTGTCCCCCACAGGTCAGAAGATGTTGCCACCAATATTTGG GTACCGATTGGCTCAGCAGCAGTTGAAAGAAATGAAGAAGAAGGGGTTAAAGGAGGCAACACAGCTGTACCACGTCTCTTCAAGCCCAGTTCATGACACTGTGGTGGAGACATCAGCTTCCCCCGCAAACTCCCCCATCCCTGCACCAACTGGATTCGCTCATCTCACACTCCCTTTGGGCCTCCAGGACGACGCTAACCACAATCATTTTTGTATTGCAGAGCCTGCATCGCAGACTTCTAGGGTCACGCCGGACAGACTGAGTCCCAGAGTGGAGCTGGTCTTAGGTCCTTCTGTCTCTGCTCATGCTAGTGGGGGCAGCTCAAAATGGCGTGACCGCACTGCTGACTGGGTGGAGATGGTAGAGAGGAGTGGGTTAGCAGGtttcagaggaggaggagatgcaggGATGGAAAACTCCTATCATAAGAATCCAAATTTCCGCAGGACCTCCAGTTTTAATGACACCAAACCCCAGCCTCTATCCTCTGTACACTCCAGACAGTTCAGAGAAAGGAGCATGACCCAG GTGGGATCTCGGACCCTTCCTGAAGGAAGTTGTTGGAATAAAGCAGGACGGGAGAGGCAGCCATACAGCTCTTACCCCATTCCAGAGTACGGGGCCCCAGACTGGGCTAAATCCAGACCACAGAGAAATGACCAGAGGAAGCCCTGGATAGAGAAAGCTGCTCCTTCTCACAACAATGAACTCAAACACACAGGAACCAACACAAACAGCATATCAGCATCTGAGAAACATGCTAAAGCAAACCTCAGTGGCACTGGGGAAAGGCAAAGGAGTGATGAGACAGGAGGTGTTGAGGGAATCTCAGGGATTGGGGGTCCAGCCACAGGGCCTGCCAGCCTGAGTGTGGATCGCGCACAGCGAGCTGAGCAGAACTGGAACCGTCGCGGCCCATCGCCTATTCAGAGGAACATCCTGGCCCGGAAATTAAAGGAGGCTCAGTCGTGCTCTGGGGTCAAAGGGCGGCAGCGCAGCTCCACCTTTAGTGTATCGCCCCTGGAGCAGAGGAAAAGTCTCTGCCAATCGCTGCCAATGTCTGgaggctgcagcagcagtgggGGCTCACCATACAGGCTGAGTGAGGCAGAGCAGAGGATGTTGGACCTAGATTTGTCCTCAGCATATGTAGGGGAAGAGGAGTAG
- the vps36 gene encoding vacuolar protein-sorting-associated protein 36 gives MDRFSWSNGLLEINETLVIQQRGVRLYDGDDKAKLDVGVVLLSTHRLIWRDVKNHECCIAMPLSQIILFEEQAAGIGKSAKIVIHLHATPANKEPGPYQHSKYSFIKLSFKEHGQIEFYRRLTEEMTQKRWENTPVSQPISTGTGSQAGRTRAVGIVGIERKIEEKRKETDKNISEAFEDLSKLMVKAKEMVELSRSIANKIKDKQGDITEDETIRFKSYLLSMGIANPVTRDTYGSGTHYHMQLAKQLGDMLQAPLEERGGMMALTEVYCLVNRARGMELLSPEDLVNACKMFESLKLPLRLRVFDSGVMVVQLQSHSEEEMIASALDNVLDKGSLTAEEFAKLLGLSVLLCKERLLLAEKMGHLCRDDSVEGLRFYPNRF, from the exons ATGGATCGTTTTTCGTGGTCAAATGGGCTATTAGAAATAAACGAAACTTTAGTGATCCAGCAACGAGGTGTCAGACTATATGACGGCGATGATAAG GCTAAGCTGGACGTTGGAGTTGTCTTGTTGAGCACCCATCGTTTGATCTGGAGGGACGTTAAAAACCAT GAATGCTGCATAGCCATGCCCCTGTCACAGATCATCCTCTTTGAGGAGCAGGCTGCAGGAATAGGAAAGAG TGCAAAAATAGTTATCCACCTGCATGCAACACCTGCCAACAAGGAGCCAGGTCCTTACCAACACAGCAAGTACTCCTTCATCAAGCTGTCCTTCAAAGAACACGGGCAGATTGAG TTTTACAGGAGGCTAACAGAGGAAATGACTCAGAAGAGATGGGAGAATACACCAGTTTCACAACCCATCTCCACAGGAACCGGCTCTCAG GCAGGAAGAACACGTGCTGTGGGGATTGTTGGCATTGAGAGAAAGatagaggagaagaggaaagaaacagacaaaaacatttctgag GCCTTCGAGGATCTCAGTAAGCTGATGGTGAAG GCCAAAGAGATGGTGGAGCTGTCCAGATCTATAGCCAACAAGATCAAAGACAAGCAGGGAGACATTACAGAAGATGAG ACAATACGGTTTAAGTCCTACCTACTGAGCATGGGTATTGCTAACCCTGTTACCAGGGATACGTATGGATCGGGCACACATTACCATATGCAGCTGGCTAAGCAGCTGGGAGATATGCTACAGGCTCCTCTAGAG GAGCGTGGGGGTATGATGGCTCTCACTGAAGTGTACTGTCTCGTCAACCGTGCTAGAGGGATGGAG CTTTTATCTCCAGAAGATTTGGTAAACGCGTGCAAGATGTTTGAGTCGTTGAAGCTCCCGTTGAG GCTGCGTGTGTTTGACAGCGGTGTGATGGTGGTTCAGCTGCAGTCTCACAGCGAAGAGGAAATGATAGCCTCAGCATTGGACAAT GTGTTAGACAAAGGCTCTTTGACAGCAGAGGAGTTTGCAAAGCTCTTGGGTCTCTCTGTTCTTCTGTGTAAAGAACG GTTGTTGCTGGCTGAGAAGATGGGCCACCTGTGTAGAGACGACTCTGTTGAGGGTTTGAGATTCTACCCAAACCGCTTTTGA